A segment of the Nitrospina gracilis 3/211 genome:
GGCCGGTCCGGATAAAAGCGGCCGGACACCGCGGGTTGTCGAAGCATCCCACACCTCCCGTTTCAAACTACCGGTTGTGTACCGCGCCCGTCATCGGGACAAAACGCACGCCGGTGATGACCTCCTGCGAAATGCCCCCGGCATCCTTCCGGATCAGCAACAGTTTCTGTGCCACCTCGGCTTCCACCGGGAGCACCATGCGCCCGCCGACCTTCAACTGGTCGAGCAAGGGTTTGGGCACCTTCGGGGCGGCTGCAGTGATCATGATGGCATCGAACGGTGCATGCCGGGGCCACCCCTGATAGCCGTCGCCGTGGCGGGTGTGAACGTTATTGTACCCCAGTTTTTGCAGGCGGTCGCGGGCTTCACGGGCGAGGGGTTCGACGATCTCGATGGAATAAACTTCGCTTGCCAGTCCGGAAAGTACCGCGGCCTGGTAGCCGGAACCGGTGCCGATTTCCAGCACGCGGTCGCCGGGTTTCAACTCCAGCGCCTGCGTCATGAGGGCAACGATGTACGGTTGCGAAATGGTCTGGCGGTGGCCGATGGGAAGGGGAAAATCGGAGTAAGCGAACCGCTGCCGCGAGGCGGGCACGAATTGGTGACGAGGAACACGACCCATCACTGCGAGCACCCGCGGGTCGGTGATGTCCCGCCCGCGCAGGTCCTCGCTCACCATGCGGCGGCGTTTCTGTTCGAAACTCTCCGGCCAGGACAGGCCGGGTGGAAATGAAACCGAAAAGACGGCTGTGAGAAGAAAAAGAAGAAGAAAGTGTTTAGAAAATGAGACCGTTCTTTTTAAGCCATTCTTCGGTATCGAAGTTTTCGCTGACGAATTCCTCAAACTCGATTTCCTTTTGCGACAAAGGCTGGCCATCGATGAACTGAGATGTGTCCGCGGCTTTCTTTTTGGAACGGCGGGGTTTCTTCTTGGGTTTTTCCGAGCCCTCTTCCACTTCCACGTCAAAACCTTCGGTCAGGGTCTGAAGCTTGAGAACCAGAACCATGAAGCTCTGCGGGCAAATGTCCTCCCGCTTCTGTATTTCCGCAACGATCTTTTTAACTTTCTCGGAGCTCAGCACCGCTTCGGTGATGGCTTTGGAAAGCTTTTCGTAATCGCGTTCGGGATCCTCGGAGTGACTCAAGGAAACCTCCTTTCCTTAATTACACGTGTTTCCCTAAACAAAACTTGATTGCTTAGAGGCACCTTAAACCGGGGGCCGGCCCATGTCAAGAACGGTAAACGGAACCTCGTTGCAGGTAAGCCTAATTGAACGATTAATACTGCGGTATCGAAGTATCGATTTTCTCCGACCACTCCAGAATCCCGCCGCGCATGCTTTTGACGTTGTCGAATCCCATCGACTTGAGCGCTTTCGCCGCCTTGAGGCTGCGCACGCCGCTCTTGCAATGGATCACGATTTCGTCCGTTTTCTGCAGGCCGTTCAGCTTTTCAGGATTCCGCTCCTCGATGACGTCGAGGGGGATCATCGTGGCGGCATCGATGCGGCAGATCTGGCGTTCGCCTTCACCGCGCACGTCGATAAAACGGAAACTCTTACCCGCATCGAGCATGGCCTTCACCGCTGTCGGCTCGATCTCCATCGCACGATCGGCTTCTTCATCCTCCGCCGCCGCAGGCATGATGCCGCAGAACTGTTCGTAGTCGATGAGTTCCTTGATCGTCGGGTTGTCGCCGCAGATCGGGCAGTTTTTGTCGCGGCGCAATTTCATTTCGCGGAATTTCGTAGCCAGCGAATCGAAGATGAGCAGGCGTCCGCCCATGGGATCGCCCTTGCCCAGAATGATCTTGAGCGCTTCGTTGGTTTGCAGGCATCCGATGATGCCACAGAGCACGCCCAGCACTCCGCCTTCGGCGCAACTGGGCACCAGGCCGGGGGGCGGCGGTTCCGGGTACAGGCACCGGTAGCACGGGCCGTCTGCATGGTTGAATACGGAGACCTGCCCCTCGAAGCGCAGGATGCACCCGTAGACGTACGGTTTGTCCAGGAGAACACAGGCGTCGTTTGCCAGGTAGCGCGTCGGGAAGTTGTCGGTGCCGTCCACGATCACGTCCCAGTCCTGAAAAATACGCAGGGCGTTTTCG
Coding sequences within it:
- the moeB gene encoding molybdopterin-synthase adenylyltransferase MoeB produces the protein MSLTQDQINRYSRHLLLPEVGVEGQEKICNSKVLCIGTGGLGSPVSLYLAAAGVGTLGLIDFDVVDQSNLQRQIAHGESTVGVLKTESAKARIKDINSDVDVVVYNERLTSENALRIFQDWDVIVDGTDNFPTRYLANDACVLLDKPYVYGCILRFEGQVSVFNHADGPCYRCLYPEPPPPGLVPSCAEGGVLGVLCGIIGCLQTNEALKIILGKGDPMGGRLLIFDSLATKFREMKLRRDKNCPICGDNPTIKELIDYEQFCGIMPAAAEDEEADRAMEIEPTAVKAMLDAGKSFRFIDVRGEGERQICRIDAATMIPLDVIEERNPEKLNGLQKTDEIVIHCKSGVRSLKAAKALKSMGFDNVKSMRGGILEWSEKIDTSIPQY
- a CDS encoding protein-L-isoaspartate(D-aspartate) O-methyltransferase — its product is MSWPESFEQKRRRMVSEDLRGRDITDPRVLAVMGRVPRHQFVPASRQRFAYSDFPLPIGHRQTISQPYIVALMTQALELKPGDRVLEIGTGSGYQAAVLSGLASEVYSIEIVEPLAREARDRLQKLGYNNVHTRHGDGYQGWPRHAPFDAIMITAAAPKVPKPLLDQLKVGGRMVLPVEAEVAQKLLLIRKDAGGISQEVITGVRFVPMTGAVHNR